Proteins encoded in a region of the Isosphaeraceae bacterium EP7 genome:
- the lpxD gene encoding UDP-3-O-(3-hydroxymyristoyl)glucosamine N-acyltransferase, producing the protein MAATLEQLAALVRGRLIGDGKVSIQSARPVAEAGPGDITFIESERYGKLLRGSTASAALVGPHLKLSAEYAPGFPVIEVSDPIDAFMAVRNHLDDEKPPRWVGIHHRSYVAPSAKLGADVAIYPLAYVGEDVVVGEGCTIHPGAVVGNRCRLGQGVILHPNVVLYDDVTLGDRTEVHAGTVLGGDGFKYRTVEGRHLKVPHTGRVEVGSDVEIGSNCAIDRGTFGATKIGDGTKIDNLVMIAHNNVIGRHNLLCGQVGIAGSCTTGDHVIMAGQAGIKDHTEIGDKVIVGAQSGVHRNVPSNQQVLGSPAIPLRDQRRIFQMTARLPDMQRQLRELTARVAQLMGSNNLPAAAEPVPAQPDDPTGF; encoded by the coding sequence GTGGCGGCCACGCTCGAACAACTCGCGGCCCTGGTGCGCGGACGTCTCATCGGCGATGGGAAGGTCTCCATCCAGTCCGCCCGGCCGGTCGCAGAGGCCGGACCAGGCGATATTACGTTCATCGAGAGCGAGCGCTACGGCAAGCTCCTGCGCGGCTCGACGGCCAGCGCGGCGCTCGTCGGCCCGCACCTGAAGCTCTCGGCCGAATACGCGCCCGGCTTCCCCGTCATCGAGGTCTCCGACCCGATCGACGCCTTCATGGCCGTGCGCAACCACCTCGACGACGAGAAGCCCCCGCGCTGGGTGGGCATCCATCACCGCTCGTACGTCGCCCCGTCCGCGAAGCTCGGAGCGGATGTCGCGATCTATCCGCTCGCTTACGTGGGCGAGGACGTTGTCGTCGGTGAAGGGTGCACCATCCATCCCGGCGCGGTTGTCGGAAACCGCTGTCGACTCGGCCAGGGGGTCATCCTCCACCCCAACGTCGTCCTCTACGACGACGTGACCCTGGGCGACCGCACCGAGGTCCACGCCGGCACCGTCCTGGGCGGCGACGGCTTCAAGTACCGCACCGTCGAGGGCCGCCACCTCAAGGTCCCGCACACAGGGCGCGTCGAAGTCGGCTCCGACGTCGAGATCGGCTCCAACTGCGCCATCGACCGCGGCACCTTCGGCGCCACCAAGATCGGCGACGGGACCAAGATCGACAACCTGGTCATGATCGCCCACAACAACGTCATCGGCCGCCACAACCTACTCTGCGGCCAGGTCGGCATCGCCGGCAGCTGCACCACCGGCGACCACGTGATCATGGCCGGCCAGGCCGGCATCAAGGATCACACCGAGATCGGCGACAAGGTCATCGTCGGCGCCCAGTCCGGGGTCCATCGCAACGTCCCGAGCAACCAACAGGTCCTCGGCTCCCCCGCGATCCCCCTCCGTGACCAGCGCCGGATCTTCCAGATGACCGCCCGCCTCCCGGACATGCAACGCCAGCTCCGCGAGCTGACCGCCCGCGTCGCCCAGCTCATGGGCAGCAACAACCTGCCCGCCGCGGCCGAGCCCGTGCCGGCCCAGCCCGACGACCCGACCGGCTTCTGA
- the lpxI gene encoding UDP-2,3-diacylglucosamine diphosphatase LpxI (LpxI, functionally equivalent to LpxH, replaces it in LPS biosynthesis in a minority of bacteria.) translates to MATTTAPGPRATTPARADSPVGLIAGSGRFPILFAQAARAQGLRVACVGIRHEAPPELREMCDSYDEVGISHLGGMIRAFRRRGVERAVMAGKVTKNVMYTPRRFLQLWPDLRMIRFWYGRLGDKKDDSILLGVIAEFERDGIPFGSALDYCPELLVTAGTLTRRQPTTKERLDIDFGWTLAKEMGRLDVGQSVAVKELATLAIEAIEGTDRCIERAGHLCKSGGWTLVKVAKPQQDMRFDVPTVGITTIENLHKAGARVLAIEASRTIVIDQPDVVKLADKYGMTIIALDPDAR, encoded by the coding sequence GTGGCAACGACGACCGCACCGGGCCCCCGAGCCACGACCCCCGCGCGGGCCGACTCGCCCGTCGGCCTGATCGCCGGCAGCGGCCGATTCCCGATCCTCTTCGCCCAGGCCGCCCGGGCGCAGGGGCTCCGGGTCGCCTGCGTCGGCATCCGCCACGAGGCGCCGCCCGAGCTTCGTGAGATGTGCGACTCTTATGACGAGGTCGGCATCAGCCACCTTGGCGGGATGATCCGCGCCTTCCGTCGACGCGGCGTCGAGCGTGCGGTGATGGCGGGCAAGGTCACGAAGAACGTGATGTACACCCCGCGCCGGTTCCTCCAGCTCTGGCCCGACCTGCGGATGATCCGCTTCTGGTACGGCCGCCTCGGCGACAAGAAGGACGACTCGATCCTGCTTGGCGTCATCGCCGAGTTCGAACGCGACGGGATCCCCTTCGGATCGGCCCTGGACTACTGCCCGGAGCTCCTCGTGACCGCTGGAACCCTCACACGCCGCCAGCCGACCACCAAGGAACGGCTCGACATCGACTTTGGCTGGACCCTGGCCAAGGAGATGGGCCGCCTCGACGTCGGCCAGTCCGTCGCCGTCAAGGAACTGGCCACCCTCGCCATCGAGGCCATCGAGGGCACCGACCGCTGCATCGAGCGGGCCGGCCACCTCTGCAAGTCGGGCGGCTGGACCCTCGTCAAGGTCGCCAAGCCCCAGCAAGATATGCGCTTCGACGTCCCCACCGTCGGCATCACCACCATCGAGAATCTCCACAAGGCCGGAGCCCGGGTCCTCGCCATCGAAGCCAGCCGGACCATCGTCATCGACCAGCCCGACGTCGTGAAGCTGGCCGACAAATACGGGATGACCATCATCGCCCTCGACCCCGACGCCCGCTGA